In Primulina huaijiensis isolate GDHJ02 chromosome 6, ASM1229523v2, whole genome shotgun sequence, a single window of DNA contains:
- the LOC140979066 gene encoding seipin-3-like — MVQCDTNDIGHDNEHLLNDRSNFLAFRFLQSPHILADLMQHSLILGAEKLLMANQKSPGLSGYFDFEYDNGCKNRIIEGEYASMYEEKESSAIHFYQETESNYVNGVFKMDPLNIIDILSMLWIKFTGFQITIFLWFFTLPFGILNFWLMLLVLPIRMLTRISKHFEKMLRRTCMAFYLGLISFICYRIKAQKSVLKLAIRFGKAFFCTINVFLVLLGLLVSGFVVASFVLRNFVEESVHTTEILNFDYTKTSPVAVVPLGNQMPIFSQLSNHKLKLTISFTLPESDYNRQLGIFQVRVEGLSANGKTMVASSYPAMLRFKSQPVRIVETLFKTAPIITGFQSEVQNLKIVIEDFTQGYQPTPFLKVILQQRAGFEAGSGVPQIYDASLDIESELPWLKRMMWNWRRTMFVWISFTSFMFEVMAVLVFCKPASLTGS, encoded by the exons ATGGTTCAGTGTGATACAAATGACATTGGCCATGACAACGAGCATTTGCTTAACGATCGCTCCAATTTTCTTGCATTTAGATTCTTGCAGTCACCGCACATTCTCGCCGACTTGATGCAGCATTCTTTGATTCTTGGAGCTGAGAAACTGCTAATGGCTAATCAAAAATCACCTGGCCTATCTGGTTATTTCGATTTCGAGTACGACAATGGGTGCAAGAATCGAATAATCGAAGGCGAATATGCTTCGATGTATGAGGAGAAGGAAAGCTCGGCCATTCATTTTTACCAAGAAACTGAATCCAACTATGTAAATGGTGTATTCAAAATGGACCCATTGAATATTATTGATATCTTGTCTATGCTATGGATTAAGTTTACTGGTTTTCAAATAACCATTTTCCTGTGGTTCTTCACTCTTCCCTTTGGTATACTGAATTTCTGGCTAATGCTTTTGGTATTACCGATTCGAATGCTGACTCGAATTTCGAAGCATTTCGAGAAAATGCTGCGAAGAACATGCATGGCGTTTTACTTGGGACTGATCTCCTTTATCTGTTATAGGATTAAGGCACAGAAGTCGGTGCTGAAACTGGCAATAAGATTTGGGAAGGCCTTTTTCTGCACAATCAATGTGTTTTTGGTGCTTCTTGGATTGTTGGTCTCAGGGTTCGTGGTAGCTAGTTTTGTGTTGAGAAATTTCGTTGAAGAATCCGTGCATACAACTGAAATCTTGAATTTCGATTACACGAAAACTAGTCCGGTAGCTGTCGTGCCTTTAGGAAATCAGATGCCTATTTTCAGCCAACTTAGTAACCATAAGTTGAAGCTGACCATCTCGTTCACATTGCCTGAATCTGACTACAACAGACAACTAGGTATCTTTCAG GTGAGAGTAGAGGGCCTGTCAGCAAATGGTAAGACCATGGTCGCATCAAGTTATCCGGCCATGCTACGTTTCAAGAGCCAGCCAGTTCGCATCGTCGAAACACTTTTCAAAACTGCTCCTATTATCACTGGCTTTCAATCCGAGGTCCAAAACCTGAAAATCGTGATCGAGGATTTCACCCAAGGATACCAACCAACACCCTTTTTAAAAGTGATCCTTCAACAAAGAGCAGGATTCGAAGCAGGCTCTGGTGTACCTCAGATATATGATGCATCACTGGATATCGAATCCGAGCTCCCATGGCTTAAAAGGATGATGTGGAATTGGAGAAGAACCATGTTCGTATGGATCAGCTTCACCTCGTTTATGTTTGAAGTTATGGCTGTTTTAGTCTTCTGCAAACCAGCAAGTCTTACAGGGAGCTAG